A genomic segment from Fusobacteriaceae bacterium encodes:
- a CDS encoding amidohydrolase family protein, translating to MGEMIIKAGKVFTGETEKLLENVGIRIVDDTIAEIKPIGEFSGKELVDYGDKVLMPGMFNCHVHLGTSHLPNTDPRNKTERVIWALQNLKDLLESGVTTVRNQGSPDLLDVHLRDMVREGQITGPNIVACGNAIVMTGGHGWKNGLQSDGADECRKNARWLIREGVDSLKMMATGGVMTPNVLPGSPQLTYDELAAICDEARKAQKFSSSHAQGSEGILNVVKAGITTVEHGIYLTDEIIGLMLEKGTWLCPTLAAVHFIVINGEGKGIPEYAVQKAKMVESDHMKSFEKAVKAGVKIAMGTDAGTPFNEHKNSWYEFKLMKEHGLSSFKALQAGTIKAAEMLKLDGLYGSIREGKKADLVVLNENPLENIETLQHIAAVYKHGKKVK from the coding sequence ATGGGTGAAATGATCATCAAGGCCGGTAAAGTCTTTACCGGCGAAACGGAAAAACTGCTGGAAAATGTCGGAATTCGCATCGTGGACGACACGATTGCCGAAATCAAGCCGATCGGAGAATTCTCCGGAAAAGAGCTGGTGGACTACGGGGACAAGGTTCTGATGCCCGGCATGTTCAACTGCCACGTCCATCTGGGGACGAGCCATCTCCCCAATACGGATCCGCGAAACAAGACCGAGCGCGTGATCTGGGCGCTGCAAAACCTGAAGGATCTTTTGGAATCGGGCGTTACGACCGTGCGGAACCAGGGATCCCCTGATCTCCTGGACGTGCACCTGAGGGACATGGTCCGGGAAGGACAGATCACCGGCCCCAATATCGTCGCCTGCGGCAACGCCATTGTCATGACCGGGGGCCACGGTTGGAAAAACGGCCTTCAGTCCGACGGCGCCGACGAATGTCGGAAAAACGCCCGCTGGCTGATCCGGGAAGGGGTCGATTCCCTGAAAATGATGGCGACGGGCGGCGTCATGACGCCAAACGTGCTGCCGGGATCGCCGCAGCTCACCTATGACGAACTGGCAGCCATCTGCGACGAAGCGAGAAAGGCCCAGAAGTTTTCGAGTTCCCACGCGCAAGGGTCCGAAGGGATCCTGAACGTCGTCAAAGCCGGAATCACCACAGTGGAGCACGGGATTTATCTGACGGACGAAATCATCGGGCTCATGCTCGAAAAAGGGACCTGGTTGTGCCCGACGCTGGCGGCGGTGCATTTTATAGTGATTAACGGCGAAGGCAAGGGCATCCCCGAGTACGCTGTCCAAAAGGCGAAAATGGTCGAGAGCGACCACATGAAAAGCTTTGAAAAGGCAGTCAAAGCGGGCGTCAAGATCGCCATGGGCACAGACGCCGGCACGCCCTTCAATGAGCATAAGAACTCCTGGTATGAATTTAAACTGATGAAGGAGCACGGGCTTTCGTCCTTCAAGGCCCTTCAGGCGGGGACCATCAAGGCCGCCGAAATGCTGAAACTGGATGGTCTCTACGGTTCTATCCGGGAGGGAAAGAAGGCCGATCTTGTGGTTCTCAACGAGAATCCTCTCGAAAACATCGAGACGCTTCAGCATATCGCGGCCGTCTACAAACACGGCAAAAAAGTGAAGTAA
- a CDS encoding LexA family transcriptional regulator: MDFLTMLRNKREKSGYTQNKFAKEIGITQPYYNNIERGEVRNPPSEEVLDKMAVTLKMDEKTAEEFKYLAAVERTPAIVLKRLEALQKKVKTLEGQLREKTLERFSGTIPFANAIPVFPRISAGLGALAEEEAEEYISVPGIKNTDKLFAVRVSGDSMEPTIRNSSLILCRQCQELGNDEIGAFVVNEDAYVKRLKVTDNYVALISDNPNYKPIYIGPGENFKVVGRVIKVINDVA, translated from the coding sequence ATGGATTTTCTGACCATGTTAAGGAACAAAAGAGAAAAATCGGGATATACCCAGAACAAATTCGCCAAGGAAATCGGCATTACGCAGCCCTACTACAACAACATCGAGCGGGGCGAAGTGAGAAATCCCCCCAGCGAGGAAGTCCTGGACAAAATGGCGGTGACGCTCAAAATGGACGAAAAGACCGCCGAGGAGTTCAAATACCTGGCGGCCGTGGAACGTACGCCCGCCATTGTTCTGAAGCGGCTGGAGGCCCTGCAGAAAAAAGTCAAAACCCTCGAGGGACAGCTCCGCGAAAAGACCCTCGAACGCTTTTCGGGGACGATCCCCTTCGCCAACGCGATCCCGGTATTTCCCAGGATCAGCGCGGGCCTCGGAGCCCTGGCCGAAGAGGAGGCCGAGGAATACATTTCCGTACCCGGGATCAAAAATACCGACAAACTCTTCGCTGTCCGGGTTTCCGGAGATTCCATGGAGCCCACGATCAGAAATTCCTCGCTGATCCTGTGCAGACAGTGCCAGGAGCTGGGAAACGACGAAATCGGCGCCTTTGTCGTCAATGAGGACGCCTACGTCAAGCGCCTCAAGGTCACGGACAACTATGTGGCCCTGATCAGCGACAACCCCAATTACAAGCCGATTTATATCGGCCCCGGGGAAAACTTCAAAGTCGTGGGACGCGTGATCAAAGTCATCAACGACGTGGCTTGA
- a CDS encoding conjugal transfer protein TraX, whose translation MARGAGKTTNGVLTGFALKMIAVFCMVVDHVTEATFMLWIPRLMRLGMGAKNLILLKIFLRGLGRISFPLFAFLLVEGFTHTKNLRKYAASLLLFGFLSESPFDLAIFQRTLEFSYQNVFFTLFIGLMTLWGLERFRGKRGPQGLVIAVGAVLCWGLRTDYGAYGLGIILSMYFFKKQPFKRFLGVAAMFFLLYVAEPLFEALSAGTPVKGLYLGAGCWLFAMALTPFVPIALYNGKRGAAFPKYIFYAFYPAHLLLLGLYLRRFA comes from the coding sequence ATGGCGAGGGGGGCAGGAAAAACAACAAACGGCGTCCTGACGGGCTTTGCGCTCAAGATGATCGCGGTTTTTTGCATGGTGGTGGACCACGTGACGGAAGCGACCTTTATGCTTTGGATCCCGCGTCTGATGCGCCTGGGCATGGGCGCCAAGAACCTTATACTTTTGAAGATTTTTCTCCGGGGCCTGGGGCGGATTTCCTTTCCCCTATTCGCCTTTCTCTTGGTCGAAGGCTTCACGCATACGAAAAATCTGCGGAAATACGCGGCGAGCCTTCTTTTGTTTGGATTTTTGTCCGAAAGCCCCTTCGATCTCGCGATTTTTCAACGAACATTGGAATTTTCGTATCAAAACGTGTTTTTTACGCTTTTTATCGGGCTTATGACCCTTTGGGGCCTGGAGCGCTTCCGGGGAAAACGGGGCCCGCAGGGCTTGGTGATCGCCGTCGGCGCCGTCCTATGTTGGGGCCTGCGGACCGATTACGGCGCCTACGGTCTCGGGATCATCCTCTCGATGTATTTTTTCAAAAAACAGCCATTCAAGCGCTTTTTGGGCGTGGCGGCCATGTTTTTCCTGCTGTATGTGGCGGAGCCCCTCTTCGAAGCCCTGAGCGCCGGAACCCCCGTCAAAGGGCTTTATCTGGGCGCGGGCTGCTGGCTTTTCGCCATGGCGCTGACGCCCTTTGTCCCGATCGCTCTCTATAACGGAAAACGGGGCGCGGCCTTCCCCAAATATATTTTTTACGCCTTCTACCCGGCGCACTTGCTGCTGCTGGGCCTGTACCTGCGCCGGTTCGCCTGA
- a CDS encoding flavodoxin encodes MKKIGVFYGSTGGKSAACAEEIEFYLRKEDCGLYDVAQGVSAMGEYENLIFVAPTYGVGELQTDWEAVREALEAMNFHGKTVALAGLGNQYAFGESYLGAMRTLYDLVAARGAKVVGTTDTAGYKYEESPAVLNGRFVGLALDEENQPGLTPDRIKNWILSVLPMFEEIKG; translated from the coding sequence ATGAAGAAAATAGGCGTATTTTACGGATCGACCGGCGGAAAAAGCGCCGCGTGCGCCGAAGAAATCGAATTTTATCTGAGAAAGGAAGATTGCGGCCTTTATGACGTGGCCCAAGGCGTTTCCGCCATGGGCGAATATGAAAACCTGATATTTGTCGCGCCGACTTACGGCGTCGGGGAGTTGCAGACGGATTGGGAAGCGGTCAGAGAAGCCCTTGAAGCCATGAATTTTCATGGAAAGACCGTGGCTCTCGCGGGGCTCGGAAACCAATACGCCTTCGGGGAATCCTACCTCGGGGCCATGCGGACCCTCTATGATCTCGTCGCCGCCCGGGGGGCCAAAGTTGTCGGAACGACCGATACGGCCGGATACAAGTATGAGGAATCGCCCGCGGTCCTGAACGGACGTTTCGTGGGGCTTGCCCTCGACGAGGAAAATCAGCCGGGACTCACTCCCGACCGGATCAAAAACTGGATTTTGTCGGTTTTACCGATGTTTGAAGAGATAAAGGGGTAA
- a CDS encoding rubrerythrin family protein, with product MKDVKDLKGTKTEANLNEAFAGESMARNKYTFYASKAKKDGFVQISQIFEETAGNEKEHAEIWFKLLHGGEIAATYDNLKDAAAGENYEWTSMYARMAKEAKEEGFDRIAMLFDAVGKIEKEHDERYTALADNIAQDVVFKRPEKVYWICSNCGHVHLASEAPSKCPVCDHPKDYFKLWVKGY from the coding sequence ATGAAAGATGTGAAGGACTTGAAAGGAACAAAGACCGAAGCGAATTTGAATGAAGCCTTCGCCGGCGAATCCATGGCCAGGAACAAATATACATTCTACGCGTCAAAGGCGAAAAAGGACGGTTTCGTCCAGATTTCCCAAATTTTTGAAGAAACGGCGGGAAATGAGAAAGAGCACGCCGAAATCTGGTTCAAGCTCTTGCACGGCGGCGAAATCGCAGCGACTTACGACAATCTGAAGGACGCCGCGGCCGGAGAAAACTACGAATGGACGAGCATGTACGCCCGGATGGCCAAAGAAGCCAAAGAAGAAGGCTTTGATCGGATCGCCATGCTGTTTGACGCCGTCGGCAAGATCGAAAAAGAGCACGACGAACGCTATACGGCCCTGGCGGACAACATCGCCCAGGACGTGGTCTTCAAGCGACCCGAGAAAGTCTATTGGATTTGCTCCAACTGCGGACACGTACATCTCGCGTCGGAAGCGCCCTCCAAATGTCCCGTTTGCGATCATCCCAAAGACTACTTCAAACTCTGGGTCAAAGGCTATTGA
- a CDS encoding serine hydroxymethyltransferase: protein MILEHLKKDDPEVYGAIEAEEARQNNGIELIASENFVPRSVLEAAGSVMTNKYAEGYPDHRYYGGCSCVDIVEKLAIERAKKLFSVDYVNVQPHSGSQANMAVYKALIQVGDRIMGMKLDQGGHLTHGKNVNFSGKEYEVFSYGLKRDTETIDFEETEKIALEAKPKIIVAGASAYPRIIDFKRFREIADKIGAYLMVDIAHIAGLVAAGVHPSPFPWAHIVTTTTHKTLRGPRGGMIMTNDPEIAKKIDKTIFPGIQGGPLMHIIAAKAVSFKLDLEPSFKEYSQQIVKNAKVLAEELAKGGLRIVSGGTDNHMMLVDVKSGFNLNGKIAEEALDKAGITVNKNGIPFDTEKPMVTSGIRIGTPAVTTRGMKEAEMKVIAGFIVKALKNTGDEALLASIKTEVKAFCDKFPLYQD, encoded by the coding sequence ATGATTTTAGAACACTTGAAAAAAGACGACCCGGAAGTCTACGGGGCCATCGAGGCTGAAGAAGCCCGTCAAAATAACGGCATTGAGCTGATCGCGTCGGAGAATTTCGTTCCCCGCTCCGTTCTGGAGGCCGCGGGATCCGTAATGACAAATAAATATGCCGAAGGTTATCCCGACCACCGCTATTACGGCGGTTGCTCGTGCGTCGACATCGTGGAGAAACTGGCCATCGAACGGGCCAAAAAGCTCTTTTCCGTGGATTACGTCAATGTCCAGCCCCATTCGGGCTCCCAGGCCAATATGGCCGTCTACAAGGCGCTGATCCAGGTGGGGGACAGAATCATGGGTATGAAGCTCGACCAGGGAGGCCATCTGACCCATGGGAAAAACGTCAATTTTTCCGGAAAAGAATACGAGGTCTTCTCCTACGGCCTGAAACGGGACACGGAAACCATCGACTTTGAAGAGACCGAAAAAATTGCCCTTGAGGCTAAACCCAAAATTATCGTGGCGGGCGCCAGCGCCTATCCCCGGATTATCGATTTCAAGCGCTTCCGGGAAATCGCCGACAAGATCGGCGCCTATCTCATGGTAGATATCGCCCATATCGCGGGACTGGTCGCGGCCGGCGTACACCCGAGCCCCTTTCCCTGGGCCCACATTGTGACGACCACGACCCACAAGACCCTGCGGGGCCCCCGGGGCGGCATGATCATGACAAACGACCCCGAGATCGCCAAAAAAATCGACAAGACCATTTTCCCGGGCATCCAGGGCGGGCCGCTGATGCACATTATCGCGGCCAAAGCCGTTTCCTTCAAGTTGGATCTCGAGCCTTCCTTCAAGGAATACAGCCAACAGATCGTCAAAAACGCCAAAGTTTTGGCCGAAGAGCTGGCCAAAGGAGGACTCCGGATCGTTTCCGGCGGGACGGACAATCACATGATGCTTGTCGACGTCAAATCAGGATTCAACCTCAACGGTAAAATCGCCGAAGAGGCCCTCGATAAGGCCGGGATCACCGTCAACAAAAACGGCATCCCCTTCGATACGGAAAAACCCATGGTCACTTCGGGCATCCGGATCGGAACGCCCGCCGTCACCACCCGCGGCATGAAAGAGGCGGAAATGAAGGTAATCGCGGGCTTTATCGTAAAAGCGCTCAAAAATACCGGCGACGAGGCCCTTCTTGCCTCGATCAAGACCGAAGTCAAGGCCTTTTGCGACAAATTTCCGCTGTATCAGGATTAA